A genomic region of Sulfobacillus acidophilus DSM 10332 contains the following coding sequences:
- a CDS encoding NAD(P)H-quinone oxidoreductase subunit I (TIGRFAM: NADH-quinone oxidoreductase, chain I~COGs: COG1143 Formate hydrogenlyase subunit 6/NADH:ubiquinone oxidoreductase 23 kD subunit (chain I)~HAMAP: NADH-quinone oxidoreductase, chain I~InterPro IPR001450:IPR010226~KEGG: bts:Btus_3226 NADH-quinone oxidoreductase, chain I~PFAM: 4Fe-4S ferredoxin, iron-sulphur binding, subgroup~SPTR: NADH-quinone oxidoreductase subunit I 2;~TIGRFAM: NADH-quinone oxidoreductase, chain I) codes for MKLRILGRGLVNGLKVTGIHVFRRPVTRPYPERHAYAPERFRGRHRLVVEDCVVCQACARICPVNCLTVEGYRGDDRRFVLTAFTIDYGLCMFCDLCVEACPPHCLTMGPEFEMATTSRPRLVEGVAELARSAGASS; via the coding sequence ATGAAACTGCGCATTTTGGGACGCGGATTGGTAAACGGCTTGAAGGTTACCGGCATTCATGTGTTTCGGCGACCGGTGACCCGCCCCTATCCCGAACGGCATGCCTATGCACCGGAACGGTTTCGGGGCCGCCACCGGTTGGTGGTGGAAGATTGCGTGGTCTGTCAGGCGTGTGCCCGGATATGTCCCGTCAATTGTTTGACGGTTGAAGGCTATCGGGGTGACGATCGCCGCTTCGTCTTAACCGCCTTTACGATTGATTACGGCCTTTGCATGTTTTGTGATTTGTGTGTCGAGGCGTGTCCGCCGCACTGTCTGACCATGGGACCGGAATTTGAAATGGCCACGACGTCACGGCCCCGTCTTGTGGAAGGCGTCGCGGAATTGGCCCGAAGTGCGGGGGCGTCCTCATGA